TATGGAATTAATCGATACAAATGTTTCcttaatttgtaatatttttctttcttAGTTGTTTTAATGTTAAAATTACAATATATTTTCAGTTTCACAGTAATAGATATAGTTAAACAAAATTGATTGCTAAGCTCCTCTTCTGTTCAAGGTACCCAGCACAAGTATTTGTGGGCGACACCTTTTGCTATTTATCTGGAATGACCTTCGCCGTTGTTGGTATTATTGGACATTTCAGTAAAACAACTTTACTATTTTTCATTCCACAAATAATCAATTTTCTTTATAGTGTACCACAATTATTTCATTTTATACCATGTCCTAGACACAGGCTACCAAAGTAAGTCTTACATTCGATAATTGTAATGTATAGATGTAAGGTTCTATAATTTGTTTTTAAATTACTACGTACATATTTATTTACAGATACAATAAAGAAACGGATAAATTGGAGATTAGCACCAccatatttaataaaaatgagATTGGCATTATTGGTACGAAAGCATATTTTGCTGTATGTTAATTTATTTGAAACTAAAGACACCATTCTCTCTGTTAGGTAAACTCGTAACATGGATATTTAGGAAACTAAATATAATAACATGGCAAGAAAACAAGAATGGTGTTGTTGTTTGCAATAACTTCACACTAATTAATTTTGTGTTAGTTAAAATTGGCCCTATGAAAGAATCAACGCTCGCattaactttattgctaattcaGGTGAGATATTTTAATAGTCTACAAATCAGGCCTAAAAAACTGATCTTCTTTAAAATAACAACAGCTTACACGAATATTCTCTCACATTAAAAGATTTACACGCACGCGTAACTTTTATTTTTTACATTTGGGATGGTGTGTACAACATTTTTCGTTAATAAGACAATTTGAAGACTAATTTCTTCAAATATTTTTTAGCTGGAATCGCAACATTTGTACAAAAATATGCAAATTGTTAGACAAAATAAACAAAAGATTTttcataaataataataataaataataattaggTCTAACAATTTACGCATTTCTGTATATTAATCGTTTACACAGATCTGATGTGCTAATAAGTTATTAATATTTTAGGTTGTTAGCAGTTTATTAGCATTCATCATAAGATACCCTCTTGCTTCCATATTTTATGAAGTTTGAAAAGGCACATATTTAAAATAGGTATAAGTGTAAAACATGAAGTTACCTTATTGTTTCATAATGAAACAatacgtatgtatgtatattatatactaAACTTATTTCATACGAAAATTTTTTAATCCAAATGCACCAAATATGTAAACTACATTTACCAGTTGCTACGGATTAATTGCAAATGTTATTTTGTTGTACTTTTCTCAGGAAATAAAACATTCTTTTCCTGTTTGTAAGTTATAAAAGGACCTTTAATCATGaaataataacataatattatcagAAATCGAATTATGATAAACTAAAATAGTAATAACTTGGAAAATAATATAACATAACATTAATATTTTCACATATAAATTTCACAAGATATGAAATGTTTTTAAGCTTTATATACAATGTAACATAAAATACAGTTTTGAGGCCTCACGATTACAATCATCAGTAAACTATTACAAATTACCATTAAATCATatgtattttttaattaattttagttGACAACATTCACCTACAAAATATATTTCCccaaaatataacaaaaaaTTTTCAGCTATCCAGACGATTTACTAAACATTTAAACACGACAAAATGTGacgtaaatatatatttttttttaatttaaataatcaaTAATTGTAGTGATAATAGGCATCCTGTTTTTATAGAATATCTTAGATCTAACaagaaaaaattaaatattatatggTAAATGCAGATTCAAAAATCTTAGTCGTAGAGattatcgaaaaaaaaaaatattaaaataaagtaACCAAAAAAATAATGACGGTCAGTTTGTTTTCTTGCTACGCATTTGAATGTTTTTCCTTAGAAGTTGAGCTAAGTTTTACAAGTTGAGTAAGTAACAAATATATACGCGTATACTTGCAAAAGCAATTAGTGACCATACTACCAACTTTTATCTACTTCAAAGTCTTGTACAAATCTTGTAAATATGAAACATCGTTCTTTAGTTCTTAGGTAACCACGtgtattttctttcttttttcgttttatttgaaatttcgatTTCAATCAATGTAGCTTTATAAAAAGAATCTTATGAAGCATTCTGGTGAATCATCATTGCGCCTGCACCTAGTCTCTTTTCCATCATGAGCTGCGTTTTCGCAGCGTTTTTCAAACTGAAAATATGTGTAACTTCCATAGCCGTACGACTTAGTGCTAAGGCTTTGTCAAATAATTTTATCGCTTCCGTTACGTGCCCTCTGTTAAAAGGTTAAAGTTCATTTTAAAATGATATACGAAAATAAGTAATACACATTTAAAAATATCAATTTACCTTTGAACTTCGATCGTTCCGAGTGTTTCATATCCGTATTCACATTTATCGTCCATTTCTAACGCTTTGTTGATGTACTCGATAGCTTTATCTACATCGCCGGTCCATTGTAACTGTAGTAAACCTCTATGTACATATACAGTCGCGTTATTTGGATCTTTCTCAATTGCCTTGGCgaaatacttatctgcttcctcGAATTTGTGCCTTTCTGTTAGCATCTATGCGACAGATCAGCGTGATTAATTTATATACAAGAAACATAATACTTTGAGTGCATAATATGTTATCTGATTCTAGATTGAAATTTATACATAATCTAAATGTATATGAATCAGcatcaatatatatatatatacacaaagTGTTATATTTAAGATATTCATTTATACCTGTGCATACAGAGTGTAACATTCGGGACAGTCAGGGAATTTTTCGAAGGCTTCCTCGAAGTTTTTCATAGCTTCCGTCATTACTTGCGGATTGTCCCTTATCATACCGTAACGATAGTCTGCGTAGCACTTTTGCACATATGCCACTCCAAAGTTAGGATTATACTCAACAGCCTTCCTGAAATCTTCTCTGGCCTCGTCTATTTTTTCCATAAGTAAATTCACCTGTCGTATTATAATGGCAATTTCATTTTATTGCATTTATTACGATTATTTCGTTAGCTCTAAgaacagttttccgaaaccaaATTTTCAAGTAAttcaaatttaatatttttcgaGCTGTACACATTCAAAGGTATACTTTCCGCCCTCAATATAGTTTTAGGATTAATACCTGTCCTTTGTGATGGTAAATATCGCCACATTCAGGATCGAGTTCGGCAGCCGCTTCAAAATCACAGAAACTCTTGTCCGGATTTTCCAATTGCATAAATAAACTAGCCCTCTTTATTAACGCATTTACTTTTACAGCTTTAGCAACAGTATCACTATTTATAATAGTTCCAAAGTCCTCAATGGCAGCATCATGCTGCCCTAATAAAAGATAAAATGTAGCTCGTAATAGTAGTACTTCCATTTTGTGTGGCAGTGTATCAGGTTCAGAACTGTTGATTTCTTCAGTACAAAGTGGTATTACATCATCATATTCTTGTTTCTTTACACATTCTAAGATCTTGGCAAAACCTCTGAATATTATGTAAATAAGTAAAAAAAATCATTAAGTTGAAAATAATAATAAGATCGATAATTTTGAAATACATACGGTGATAAATTGCTATAATCGGTATCTTGAAGCCTTAAAAAAACAGGATCTTTATGGAACGTAATAATATAAGTTTTGATGAAATATTTGCTAGGCATGACTAATTTTTTGTTTGCTAAGTATTCCATTCCATGCTGTTTACCTGGAAAGTTTTCAAAGTTATATGCCTTATACAATTTCATTAAACGTATATTATGCACTGGATGTACATTTTACCTAATTGTTTTAAAACCCTATCCGCCATTAATAGCGCTGCTTGATTAGAAAATCTTTCTAACATGCATGCAGCAGTAACATCCTCTAAAGCTGATTCTAATTCCCCACATTGTTCCATTGCTCTTGCTCGACGCAACAAAGCTTTTGAGTACCTTGGTTTCAATTCTAAAGCTTTTGTACAATCTGTTTTTACGGCGCTATACTTTTTCTACAATATAAATATCATTATAATACATACATATTAATACCAGAAATCTAGTTAATGCAGAGTGCTGTTATCAAAAAAGAACTATTAACTACAAAAAAGATATTACCAGCTGTTCATAGGCGGCTGCTCTATTTTGATAAAAAGTAGCCAGATCTTCTATATTTTCCTTCGGACATGCTTCAATTGCATTATTGTATTGACTAATCGCTTCATCATATTTTCCTATCTTGAACTGTTCGTTTCCATCATTCTTAAATCTTTGAGCTCTTTCCAATGGAGTCTGCAAAGATATATTTCCATTTAGCATACagaaaatacaaaatataaACAGTAGAGCTGTTCCACTTTTAGTAACCATTATTAATGTCTCGATGGTTCAAAAATAAAGAGGAATTATACATCCAGTTTGAAAATACCTAAAATATTCATCAGACTGATATAGCAGTTTATACAGTCGATGCGAAGGAATCGGCTGGTAATTCAAATATACATcgctaaataaaaatattactaaCCTCTGTTTCGGACGCAGTTTTTTTCGGTGGATAATCGCTGTCAATTGAAATTTGCTTATCAGCGCTTGACGCACCGTTTTCCTTTGAGCTATTTATCGATTTACCACGGCCAGGCTTTGGAGATGGCTTGCTGCTATTCTTATAGTACATATAACCAAAACCTAACGCGACCGGCGCTGCAACAGCCAAAGCAAGTTGCCATTTTGGTAGCGGACTACCGGTCACGCTGCTCGCGCCACTTGCCCCGGTCATTTCTCACGAATTTTTCACTGTCTCGACGTGTCACGGGCTCACGTTTATTCCACGTTCCTCGCTTACTCTCACCGGGACCAAGACTGACAGCGAAAACTAATGTAAAGCTGAGAAACCATGCGGTAAGGACACCATGGACATTTACAGACGAATCCTCCAAGTGAGTTGTTTAGTACGCATTTTCACCGCTGCTTGAACTTAGCGCTTAATCTTATCGATGGTCACAAGACCTTCGTATGGCTATTTTGTAATAGGTATACTACCTACGTTATAAAATCATATGTATCATCGAATGTAAAAGGTTCTTATTTACTTCTGAAATTATTCTGTTAAATAGGTCGCTGGCTTTTCAGATCCCAAATATAATTATGAGCATTACACGCGGATTCGAGAAAATGGTATAAATAAAATCAAATTTAGGATAATCGCATATATTTTCATAGAATATTTTACTATATCATCGCATCAACAAACGATTGCTAAATGTAATAGATCTTTTAGTTGGTTGAAAGTTTGCTTTACTATATAAAGACGTAAAGAAATACAGAAAATAATCTTTTAGTATCATTGTTTTATtgcaaattaaaagaaaaagaaatgctTTTACGCGTGAATTCGATTGATAATTAAACAAATGAATCTTTTCCTTCGTTATAGATAAATTTACTTGATCCCAGTTGAAGTACTTTCGTGTTATTTACCAGCGCAATGTTTTAGCGAATGGAAAACTACCATTTGATATTCGCGCGTCTTCTTGACACCTATACGAGAATTTTATCTGAAAGATGGCAACGGTCTGTCAACAGGAGCGAAGTTTTGTCTATGCTATCTATAGATCGTTGAATTTCAAAGGAAACGTGTGCCGTGAGAAATGTGATGAAAGTTATGGAACACTACGAAGAATGCTAGATAGCCAGAAAAATTTGTTGTGTTGTAGAAAATTGTAACATATATTGAAATTCGTGATTCCGCAAATTACGATATAACCGTGACGTTTACCAAAATGGCACTACAAGATGAAAACACCTGGTGAGCTGATTTTCAAATTTTGTTccacttttttttctatttgcacacggtgaaattatttttatataaacaTTGAACGTCAACGAGTCGTTCCATCGACAAAACTAGTTTCAACTAATTTTCTAACGATCTAAGTCGATTGATTTTTCGCGGCACTGTTCCGTTATCAGTTTCCTTGAATGTTAGAAATGTACAACGTACTAAAAATAAGCAAATCTGCGTATGATTACGTGCAAATTGTGCACGTCAGTTTGCAATGTAAATTATTTCCTTGATCCCTTTtcatcgatacgaagacaaataATGGATATTAAGAATTTATATTTCCTCTTAAACTTGTTTATTTGTTTACAGATGTTTCTAATCGAAAATATTCATGTAAAATTTAAACATTAAGATTACAAATAGCATATGTCATTTGTAACAAAATTTGTAGTAACAGGACAGCTATCCTTTTGTCAAATGTTGATTATAATAACATTTctttaaacatttttttaaaaTATGTATTCCTTTAGCAATGTAAAATATCATTCTTTCTGTTAGTTCATTTGATCATCCTCAGTGATagtatatattattttaatGTACACTCGAATTGTTTCTATGCATTGAATAATAAGTTCATGAAACTTAatatgatattacatcttatatatCGTATTAAGGTATTGCTatttgtatcgaaacaatgattTAGCAGAAGAATTAAGTTTTGTTAATACCTAGCATAAAATCATTGTTTAGGGTATTGGAATTGGAAGCAGCTCTACTTGACACAGAGATACCATCTGCATCTGATATATATGCAATTTGTAAAGGGCAGTCGGTTCCTACAAATTTAAGACCTGCCGTATGGCAAGCTTGTTTGGATGTTACAGACCGGGGTAATCAGTTGAGTCAGTTCAATGAAGTTTTTGATTTACCTGAACAAAATATTATACGTGATGATTGTCAACAATTGGTTGGTAAGTTATTTGATTAACATTTGTATAATCTATTTATGTAAGTCAACCTTGGatcataaaatataaaatgttcatttaaatgtttgctgTCTGTTTTAGTGTttacttagaaatattgtttgccaaCAGTGCACTTTACAGAAGCTTTAATATTAGtttcttttatttcattttgTCTGCCTTTATATTaagaaaattatatgaaattagatacaaTGTATAATGTCAAGTCATTTCTGTCAATTAATAAGCTAA
The window above is part of the Xylocopa sonorina isolate GNS202 chromosome 3, iyXylSono1_principal, whole genome shotgun sequence genome. Proteins encoded here:
- the Tom70 gene encoding translocase of outer membrane 70, whose translation is MTGASGASSVTGSPLPKWQLALAVAAPVALGFGYMYYKNSSKPSPKPGRGKSINSSKENGASSADKQISIDSDYPPKKTASETETPLERAQRFKNDGNEQFKIGKYDEAISQYNNAIEACPKENIEDLATFYQNRAAAYEQLKKYSAVKTDCTKALELKPRYSKALLRRARAMEQCGELESALEDVTAACMLERFSNQAALLMADRVLKQLGKQHGMEYLANKKLVMPSKYFIKTYIITFHKDPVFLRLQDTDYSNLSPGFAKILECVKKQEYDDVIPLCTEEINSSEPDTLPHKMEVLLLRATFYLLLGQHDAAIEDFGTIINSDTVAKAVKVNALIKRASLFMQLENPDKSFCDFEAAAELDPECGDIYHHKGQVNLLMEKIDEAREDFRKAVEYNPNFGVAYVQKCYADYRYGMIRDNPQVMTEAMKNFEEAFEKFPDCPECYTLYAQMLTERHKFEEADKYFAKAIEKDPNNATVYVHRGLLQLQWTGDVDKAIEYINKALEMDDKCEYGYETLGTIEVQRGHVTEAIKLFDKALALSRTAMEVTHIFSLKNAAKTQLMMEKRLGAGAMMIHQNAS